A genomic window from Streptomyces brevispora includes:
- a CDS encoding LytR C-terminal domain-containing protein, translating into MGGKYRITGDKYPRMRRPRRRRSKLVLVTISSVVALGLAGWGTLQLIDVFTGGDKTASAADRKANCPSAKPSAPAVALPKPEKIKVNVYNATPRGGLAKAAADELKKRGFTIGKVGNATAAYDKKVAGTGMLLGAPTAVNGTFPVLGTQLPGATTKTDARKSTDVDLIIGTKFKAFSTPQAASAALSALTKPSPAPSTC; encoded by the coding sequence ATGGGCGGAAAGTACCGCATCACGGGTGACAAGTACCCGCGCATGCGGCGTCCCCGCCGCCGCCGCAGCAAACTGGTCCTCGTGACCATCTCCTCCGTGGTCGCTCTAGGGCTGGCCGGATGGGGGACGTTGCAGCTCATCGATGTCTTCACGGGCGGCGACAAGACGGCCAGCGCCGCCGACCGCAAGGCGAACTGCCCGTCCGCCAAGCCGTCCGCGCCCGCCGTGGCGCTGCCGAAGCCCGAGAAGATCAAGGTCAACGTCTACAACGCGACACCGCGCGGCGGCCTCGCGAAGGCGGCGGCCGACGAGCTGAAAAAGCGCGGTTTCACCATCGGCAAGGTCGGCAACGCCACCGCCGCGTACGACAAGAAGGTGGCCGGGACCGGCATGCTGCTGGGCGCTCCGACCGCGGTCAACGGCACGTTCCCGGTGCTCGGCACACAGTTGCCGGGGGCCACGACGAAGACCGACGCCCGCAAGTCCACGGACGTCGATCTGATCATCGGTACGAAGTTCAAGGCGTTCAGCACGCCGCAGGCGGCCTCCGCCGCCCTGTCCGCCCTGACAAAGCCGTCACCCGCGCCGTCCACCTGCTGA
- a CDS encoding ATP-grasp domain-containing protein, which yields MRILVLHRVTDKMIRYATGIDHAAHDVTYVGPADRLATLPPGLRCTLIERPDTGDLTAEVLAAVAGLPSFDMVIALSEFDLIAGARVRAALGVAGDREADILPWRDKVVMKSAAAAAGLRVPRFLSLPEALDAEPGELPWAGETVLKPLDGAASLNVHVYPTPAEALAAVREVGVPGGTELEGFEVEEFITGPIIHVDGMLIDGKPVAIEASRYVGTCLGYAEGTPLGSVQIELTPELSRWTTDCLAAVGITTSLFHLEGIETADGPVFLEVGARFGGADVVDTFELATGLHLPSRFLQLITDGADVEAQPRPEGDGARYGWFVWPSHQLGADFCRISGEAEFRESPLAHRWSQRSEDEPIKTTLSYADTDIPLAGIVGPADSAELDRFLRDAFSSIRVEPVAPEKPSGEESAN from the coding sequence ATGCGCATCCTGGTCCTGCACCGAGTCACGGACAAGATGATCCGCTACGCGACCGGAATTGACCACGCGGCACACGACGTCACCTACGTCGGCCCTGCGGACCGGTTGGCCACCCTTCCGCCCGGCCTCCGCTGCACGCTCATCGAGCGCCCCGATACCGGTGACCTCACGGCGGAGGTGCTGGCCGCTGTCGCCGGGCTTCCCTCCTTCGACATGGTGATCGCGCTCTCCGAGTTCGACCTGATAGCCGGCGCCCGGGTGCGGGCCGCCCTCGGCGTGGCCGGTGACCGGGAGGCGGACATCCTGCCCTGGCGCGACAAGGTGGTCATGAAGTCCGCGGCCGCCGCGGCGGGTCTGCGGGTCCCCAGGTTCCTGTCCCTGCCCGAAGCGCTCGACGCCGAGCCCGGTGAACTGCCCTGGGCAGGCGAGACAGTGCTCAAGCCGCTGGATGGCGCGGCGAGCCTGAACGTTCACGTCTACCCGACGCCGGCCGAGGCCCTGGCCGCGGTGCGCGAGGTCGGGGTGCCCGGCGGTACTGAGCTGGAGGGCTTCGAGGTCGAGGAGTTCATCACCGGCCCGATCATCCACGTGGACGGCATGCTGATAGACGGCAAGCCCGTGGCGATCGAGGCCAGCCGCTATGTCGGCACCTGCCTGGGATACGCGGAGGGAACTCCGCTCGGCTCGGTACAGATCGAGCTGACGCCGGAGTTGAGCCGCTGGACCACCGACTGCCTCGCCGCCGTCGGCATCACCACCAGCCTCTTTCACCTCGAAGGCATCGAGACCGCGGACGGACCGGTATTCCTTGAGGTCGGAGCCCGCTTCGGCGGCGCGGACGTGGTGGACACCTTCGAGCTCGCCACCGGACTGCACCTGCCCTCCCGGTTCTTGCAGTTGATCACCGACGGCGCAGACGTCGAGGCGCAGCCCCGGCCCGAGGGCGACGGGGCCCGCTACGGCTGGTTCGTCTGGCCGAGCCATCAACTCGGCGCCGATTTCTGCCGGATCAGCGGTGAAGCGGAATTCCGCGAGAGCCCACTCGCTCACCGGTGGAGCCAGCGGTCCGAGGACGAGCCGATCAAGACGACGCTCAGCTACGCGGACACCGACATTCCTCTGGCCGGCATCGTCGGCCCTGCCGACTCGGCCGAACTCGACCGTTTCCTCCGTGACGCCTTCTCTTCCATACGCGTTGAACCCGTCGCCCCCGAGAAGCCTTCCGGTGAGGAATCGGCCAACTGA
- a CDS encoding type II toxin-antitoxin system VapB family antitoxin has product MIFKRIGNGQPYPDHGRESTRQWADVAPRPVRLDQLVTTKGQLDLETLLAEDSTFYGDLFAHVVKWQGDLYLEDGLHRAVRAALQQRQVLHARVLELG; this is encoded by the coding sequence GTGATCTTCAAGCGCATCGGAAATGGGCAGCCCTATCCCGACCACGGCCGGGAAAGCACCCGACAGTGGGCGGATGTCGCGCCGCGCCCGGTCCGCCTCGACCAGCTCGTGACCACGAAGGGCCAGCTGGACCTCGAAACCCTCCTCGCCGAGGACTCCACGTTCTACGGCGACCTGTTCGCGCACGTCGTGAAGTGGCAGGGCGACCTCTACCTGGAGGACGGACTGCACCGCGCGGTCCGTGCCGCGCTCCAGCAGCGCCAGGTACTGCACGCCCGCGTGCTCGAACTCGGCTGA
- a CDS encoding phosphorothioated DNA-binding restriction endonuclease yields MDWVARTAQLRQWTRSGVRAPHKPLLFLYALSRFQQAADDELRYSAVEEDLRRLLTEYGPGNRTTPAYPFHHLVSDGVWEVRTERGPGSPGTGVRELRATGAAGRLTPELRAALRRAPSLLGRMARVLLDLNFPPSLHAELCEAVGLELEEAGTGLLPAARRQRDRRMREVVLTAYAYQCAFCGYDGRIGSVPVGLEAAHVRWWAFDGPDDVENGLCLCSLHHKLFDKGVLGLGDGHGDGHGDGHRILVSQSFVGRSTAAREHVVALAGRPVIGPQPGVRPIAAAHRSWHTSEVFHGSPRPATTA; encoded by the coding sequence ATGGACTGGGTCGCACGCACCGCGCAGTTGAGGCAGTGGACGAGAAGTGGGGTGCGGGCTCCGCACAAGCCGTTGCTGTTCCTGTACGCGCTCAGCCGGTTCCAGCAGGCCGCCGACGACGAGCTGCGGTACAGCGCGGTGGAGGAGGACCTGCGGCGGCTGCTCACCGAATACGGTCCCGGCAACCGGACGACGCCCGCCTACCCCTTCCACCACCTGGTGAGCGACGGCGTGTGGGAGGTGCGCACCGAGCGCGGGCCGGGCAGCCCCGGAACCGGGGTCAGGGAGCTGCGCGCAACCGGCGCCGCCGGGCGGCTGACGCCGGAGCTACGGGCAGCACTGCGGCGGGCGCCGTCCCTGCTCGGCCGGATGGCACGGGTACTGCTCGATCTGAACTTCCCGCCCTCCCTCCACGCCGAGCTGTGCGAAGCCGTCGGCCTGGAGCTGGAGGAGGCCGGGACCGGGCTGCTCCCGGCCGCGCGCAGGCAGCGGGACCGGCGGATGCGGGAGGTGGTCCTGACCGCGTACGCGTACCAGTGCGCCTTCTGCGGGTACGACGGCAGGATCGGCTCGGTGCCGGTCGGACTTGAGGCCGCCCATGTGCGCTGGTGGGCGTTCGACGGACCGGACGACGTCGAGAACGGGTTGTGCCTGTGCTCGCTGCACCACAAGCTGTTCGACAAAGGCGTACTCGGCCTCGGCGACGGTCATGGGGACGGTCATGGGGACGGCCACCGCATCCTGGTCTCGCAGAGCTTCGTCGGCCGCAGCACCGCCGCCCGCGAGCACGTCGTCGCGCTCGCCGGCCGTCCGGTCATCGGCCCCCAGCCGGGCGTCCGCCCCATCGCCGCCGCCCACCGTTCCTGGCACACGAGCGAGGTCTTCCACGGCAGCCCACGCCCCGCCACGACCGCCTGA
- a CDS encoding Dabb family protein yields MIRHLVLFKLNDGVERDDPRVVAGALAFQELADKVPELEFWECAWNITDRPIAYDFAINSAVADEAALKNYIEHPAHQAAAGQWREFATWVIADYPF; encoded by the coding sequence GTGATCCGCCATCTGGTCCTGTTCAAGCTGAACGACGGCGTCGAGCGGGACGACCCGCGGGTCGTCGCGGGGGCCCTGGCCTTCCAGGAACTGGCGGACAAGGTCCCGGAGCTGGAGTTCTGGGAGTGCGCCTGGAACATCACCGACCGGCCGATCGCGTACGACTTCGCCATCAACTCCGCCGTCGCCGACGAGGCCGCGCTGAAGAACTACATCGAGCATCCGGCCCACCAGGCGGCAGCCGGTCAGTGGCGCGAATTCGCCACCTGGGTGATCGCCGACTACCCATTCTGA
- a CDS encoding MarR family winged helix-turn-helix transcriptional regulator, with protein sequence MAARSQYEELARQLSAIGAVKRGLARILPAECPAGSAAVLALLSRHGEIRISRLAELLDVNMSVTSRHVAHVAERGWIERSPDPADKRSRILRLTPAGEGVLDDLNCRSTEMFAHHLQDWSDEEVGQLNTLLARLRDSFSCRGSVGRAPGGHSGDCRSRPADSQDSSYTGTPV encoded by the coding sequence GTGGCTGCACGGAGTCAGTACGAAGAACTGGCCCGGCAGCTCAGCGCCATAGGCGCCGTGAAGCGAGGACTCGCCCGCATCCTGCCGGCCGAATGCCCCGCGGGCTCCGCGGCCGTACTCGCCCTGCTGAGTCGGCACGGCGAGATACGGATCAGCAGACTGGCCGAACTGCTCGACGTCAACATGTCTGTGACCAGCCGACATGTCGCCCACGTGGCGGAGCGCGGCTGGATCGAACGGTCCCCGGACCCGGCGGACAAGCGTTCCCGGATCCTGCGGCTGACCCCCGCGGGCGAGGGCGTGCTCGACGACCTGAACTGCCGGAGCACCGAAATGTTCGCCCACCATCTCCAGGATTGGTCCGACGAAGAAGTCGGGCAGCTCAACACACTGTTGGCCCGGTTGCGCGACAGCTTCTCCTGTCGCGGATCCGTCGGGCGCGCCCCCGGAGGGCACAGCGGCGACTGCCGCTCCCGGCCGGCCGACAGTCAAGACAGCTCGTACACCGGCACACCCGTGTAA
- the tadA gene encoding tRNA adenosine(34) deaminase TadA, whose amino-acid sequence MRHALDEADRAAAAGDVPVGAVVLAPGGALLATGHNEREATGDPTAHAEILALRRAAAALGEWRLSGCTLVVTLEPCTMCAGALVQSRVARVVYGARDEKAGAAGSLWDVVRDRRLNHRPEVIPGVLEADCAARLTAFFRDR is encoded by the coding sequence ATGCGCCATGCCCTGGACGAGGCCGACCGGGCGGCGGCGGCCGGCGATGTGCCGGTCGGCGCCGTCGTCCTCGCCCCGGGCGGCGCACTGCTCGCCACGGGACACAACGAACGCGAGGCGACCGGCGACCCGACCGCCCACGCCGAGATCCTCGCCCTCCGCCGGGCCGCCGCGGCACTCGGCGAATGGCGGCTGTCCGGATGCACCCTGGTGGTCACACTGGAGCCCTGCACGATGTGCGCGGGCGCGCTGGTGCAGTCCCGGGTGGCCCGGGTCGTCTACGGGGCCCGGGACGAGAAGGCCGGGGCGGCCGGCTCGCTCTGGGACGTCGTACGCGACCGTCGGCTCAACCACCGCCCCGAGGTGATCCCCGGAGTCCTGGAGGCCGACTGCGCGGCCCGCCTCACCGCCTTCTTCCGCGACCGCTGA
- a CDS encoding RNA polymerase sigma factor SigF has translation METETPDDTVTPARTRGADTRALTQVLFGQLKGLEPGTAEHGRVRTALIEANLPLVRYAAARFRSRNEPMEDVVQVGTIGLINAIDRFDPERGVQFPTFAMPTVVGEIKRYFRDNVRTVHVPRRLHELWVQVTGATEDLTTAHGRSPTTGEIAERLKISEDEVLACIEAGRSYHATSLEAAQEGDGLPGLLDRLGYEDPALAGVEHRDLVRHLLVQLPEREQRILLLRYYSNLTQSQISAELGVSQMHVSRLLARSFARLRSANRIEA, from the coding sequence ATCGAGACGGAGACGCCCGACGACACCGTCACGCCCGCCAGGACCCGGGGCGCGGACACCAGGGCGCTCACCCAGGTGCTGTTCGGGCAGCTCAAGGGGCTGGAGCCGGGTACCGCGGAGCACGGCCGGGTCCGGACGGCGCTGATCGAGGCGAATCTTCCCCTCGTGCGGTACGCCGCGGCGCGGTTCCGGAGCCGCAACGAGCCGATGGAGGACGTCGTCCAGGTCGGCACGATCGGCCTGATCAACGCGATCGACCGGTTCGACCCCGAACGGGGCGTCCAGTTCCCGACCTTCGCGATGCCCACCGTGGTCGGCGAGATCAAGCGGTACTTCCGGGACAACGTGCGGACCGTCCACGTCCCGCGCCGGCTGCACGAGCTCTGGGTCCAGGTCACCGGCGCCACCGAGGACCTGACGACCGCTCACGGCCGCTCCCCCACCACCGGGGAGATCGCCGAGCGGTTGAAGATCTCCGAGGACGAGGTGCTGGCCTGCATCGAGGCGGGGCGCTCGTACCACGCGACCTCACTGGAGGCCGCCCAGGAGGGTGACGGCCTGCCCGGCCTGCTGGACCGGCTCGGCTACGAGGACCCGGCCCTGGCCGGGGTCGAACACCGCGATCTGGTCCGGCACCTGCTCGTCCAGCTGCCCGAGCGCGAGCAGCGGATCCTGCTTCTGCGCTACTACAGCAATCTGACGCAGTCCCAGATCAGCGCCGAACTCGGGGTCTCCCAGATGCATGTGTCAAGGCTCCTCGCCAGAAGCTTTGCCCGACTTCGATCCGCAAACAGGATCGAGGCGTAA
- a CDS encoding RNA polymerase sigma factor SigF — MSAEQGSSKVLTLTKSAPAPVVLTSSSEAIDTRTLSRSLFVRLAALGPAPGPDGTDSPERVYVRDTLIELNLPLVRYAAARFRSRNEPMEDIVQVGTIGLIKAIDRFDCERGVEFPTFAMPTVVGEIKRFFRDTSWSVRVPRRLQELRLALTKTSDELAQKLDRSPTVPELAKALGVSEEDVVDGLAVGNAYTASSLDSPSPEDDGGEGSLADRLGYEDAALEGVEYRESLKPLLAKLPPRERQIIMLRFFANMTQSQIGEEVGISQMHVSRLLTRTLAQLREGLIAD; from the coding sequence ATGTCCGCAGAACAGGGCAGCTCGAAGGTGCTCACGCTCACCAAGAGCGCACCCGCACCCGTTGTGCTCACCAGCTCGTCGGAAGCCATCGACACCCGTACGCTGTCCCGCTCGCTGTTCGTGCGGCTCGCCGCACTGGGTCCCGCACCGGGTCCCGATGGAACGGACAGCCCGGAGCGCGTCTATGTACGGGACACACTCATCGAGCTCAACCTGCCGTTGGTGCGTTACGCCGCGGCGCGGTTCCGGAGCCGTAACGAACCGATGGAGGACATCGTCCAGGTCGGCACGATCGGCCTGATCAAGGCGATCGACCGGTTCGACTGCGAGCGCGGCGTGGAGTTCCCGACGTTCGCGATGCCCACCGTCGTCGGCGAGATCAAGCGCTTCTTCCGCGACACCTCCTGGTCGGTGCGGGTGCCTCGCCGGCTTCAGGAGCTGCGGCTCGCCCTCACCAAGACCAGCGACGAGCTCGCCCAGAAGCTCGACCGTTCGCCGACCGTGCCGGAACTGGCCAAGGCGCTCGGGGTCTCCGAGGAGGACGTTGTCGACGGCCTGGCCGTCGGCAACGCCTACACCGCCTCCTCGCTGGACTCGCCCTCACCCGAGGACGACGGCGGCGAGGGCTCGCTGGCCGACCGGCTGGGATACGAGGACGCGGCGCTGGAGGGCGTCGAGTACCGCGAGTCCCTCAAGCCGCTGCTGGCCAAACTCCCGCCCCGGGAACGGCAGATCATCATGCTGCGGTTCTTCGCCAACATGACCCAGTCGCAGATCGGCGAGGAGGTCGGCATCTCGCAGATGCACGTCTCGCGCCTGCTGACCCGCACGCTCGCCCAGCTCAGGGAGGGGCTCATCGCCGACTGA
- the upp gene encoding uracil phosphoribosyltransferase, with protein sequence MRIHVVDHPLVAHKLTTLRDKRTDSPTFRRLADELVTLLAYEATRDVRTEQVDIETPVTPTTGVKLSYPRPLVVPILRAGLGMLDGMVRLLPTAEVGFLGMIRDEETLQASTYATRMPEDLSGRQVYVLDPMLATGGTLVAAIQELIKRGADDVTAVVLLAAPEGVEVMERELAGTPVTVVTASVDERLNENGYIVPGLGDAGDRMYGTAG encoded by the coding sequence ATGCGGATCCACGTCGTCGACCACCCGCTGGTCGCGCACAAACTCACCACTCTGCGCGACAAGCGCACCGACTCCCCGACCTTCCGGCGCCTCGCCGACGAGCTGGTCACCCTGCTCGCGTACGAGGCCACCCGCGATGTGCGCACCGAGCAGGTCGACATCGAGACCCCGGTGACACCCACCACCGGCGTGAAGCTGTCGTACCCGCGGCCCCTGGTCGTGCCGATCCTGCGGGCCGGCCTCGGCATGCTCGACGGCATGGTGCGGCTGCTGCCGACCGCCGAGGTGGGCTTCCTGGGCATGATCCGCGACGAGGAGACGCTCCAGGCGTCCACCTACGCGACGCGGATGCCGGAGGACCTTTCGGGCCGCCAGGTGTACGTCCTGGACCCGATGCTGGCCACCGGCGGCACCCTGGTCGCGGCCATCCAGGAGCTGATCAAGCGCGGTGCGGACGATGTCACCGCCGTCGTGCTGCTTGCCGCGCCCGAGGGCGTCGAGGTGATGGAGCGCGAGCTGGCGGGGACGCCGGTCACCGTGGTCACCGCCTCGGTCGACGAGCGGCTCAACGAGAACGGCTACATCGTGCCGGGCCTCGGCGACGCGGGCGACCGGATGTACGGCACCGCAGGCTAG
- a CDS encoding MFS transporter yields the protein MATTTPTGVRGGHAKHGGSDSSDGTPMTHRQIMEALAGLMLGMFVAILSSTVVSNALPEIISDLGGGQSAYTWVVTSSLLAMTATTPLWGKLSDLFSKKLLVQIALVIYVAGSVVAGMATSSGMLIACRVVQGIGVGGLSALAQIVMAAMIAPRERGRYSGYIGAVFAVATVGGPLLGGVITDTSWMGWRWCFYVGVPFAVIALIVLQKTLKLPVVKRKVKVDWTGAFFISAAVSLLLLWVTFAGDKYDWMSWQTGVMLAGSVLLAVLFVITESRASEPIIPLRLFRNRTITLASLASLFVGIAMFAGTVFFSQYFQLARGKSPTMSGVMTIPMITGLFISSTVSGQIITKTGRWKAWLVSGGFLVTAGLGMLGTIRYDTTYWHIGVYMFVMGLGVGMMMQNLVLATQNQVDPSDLGSASSVVTFFRSLGGAIGVSALGAVMANRVTHYVKDGLADLGPQGGSMGAGGGGIPDLDKLPAPIRTVVESAYGHGVGDVFLYAAPAALLAFLITIFIKEVALRTTAASDSPAASEAAAPVDAPVDAAVLAEVPSGTAALVAEGTAGVTAVPTLQAAPVATVQGTAVHGVVRGAEGAPVEQAAVTLISLDGRQLGISVSQADGSYGLGAPGAGSYVLIASADGFQPQASTVVVAEEALTYDILLSGTSGLAGTVLADEDGTPVADAMVIVTDVRGDVLATGKSGETGDFTFGELVPGAVTVAVNAVGFRPMALPVEVGGQGVTRVDAALRAGALVQGVVRAGTGLRPLPDARVTLIDAAGNVIASSTTGEDGAYAFTDLDAGEYSVVATGYPPVAGTLTVAGRGVDGHDIELVHPGE from the coding sequence ATGGCTACGACCACACCGACCGGTGTGCGGGGCGGCCACGCCAAGCACGGAGGGAGCGATTCCTCCGACGGCACGCCGATGACACACCGGCAGATCATGGAAGCACTCGCTGGGCTGATGCTCGGCATGTTCGTCGCGATCCTGTCGTCCACTGTCGTCTCCAACGCCCTGCCGGAGATCATCTCCGACCTCGGCGGCGGTCAGAGCGCCTACACCTGGGTCGTCACGTCCTCGCTGCTGGCGATGACGGCGACCACCCCCCTGTGGGGCAAGCTCTCCGACCTGTTCAGCAAGAAGCTGCTGGTCCAGATAGCACTCGTCATCTACGTCGCGGGCTCGGTCGTCGCCGGTATGGCGACCAGCAGCGGCATGCTGATCGCCTGCCGTGTGGTGCAGGGCATCGGCGTCGGCGGTCTCTCCGCCCTCGCCCAGATCGTGATGGCCGCGATGATCGCCCCGCGCGAGCGCGGTCGCTACAGCGGCTACATCGGCGCGGTCTTCGCCGTCGCCACCGTCGGCGGTCCGCTGCTCGGCGGTGTCATCACCGACACCAGCTGGATGGGCTGGCGCTGGTGCTTCTACGTGGGTGTGCCGTTCGCGGTCATCGCCCTCATCGTGCTGCAGAAGACCCTGAAGCTCCCGGTGGTCAAGCGCAAGGTCAAGGTCGACTGGACCGGCGCCTTCTTCATCAGCGCCGCGGTCTCGCTGCTGCTCCTCTGGGTGACCTTCGCGGGCGACAAGTACGACTGGATGTCCTGGCAGACCGGCGTGATGCTGGCCGGCTCCGTGCTCCTCGCCGTGCTCTTCGTCATCACCGAGTCCCGTGCCAGCGAGCCGATCATCCCGCTGCGGCTGTTCCGTAACCGCACCATCACGCTCGCCTCGCTCGCCTCGCTGTTCGTCGGTATCGCGATGTTCGCCGGTACCGTCTTCTTCAGCCAGTACTTCCAGCTGGCGCGCGGCAAGTCGCCGACGATGTCCGGTGTGATGACGATCCCGATGATCACGGGTCTGTTCATCTCCTCGACCGTCTCGGGCCAGATCATCACCAAGACGGGCCGTTGGAAGGCCTGGCTGGTCAGCGGTGGTTTCCTGGTCACGGCCGGTCTCGGCATGCTCGGCACGATCCGCTACGACACGACGTACTGGCACATCGGTGTCTACATGTTCGTGATGGGTCTCGGCGTCGGCATGATGATGCAGAACCTGGTGCTCGCCACCCAGAACCAGGTCGACCCCTCGGACCTCGGTTCGGCCAGTTCCGTCGTGACCTTCTTCCGTTCGCTCGGTGGGGCCATCGGTGTCTCGGCACTGGGCGCCGTCATGGCGAACCGCGTCACCCACTACGTCAAGGACGGCCTGGCGGACCTCGGTCCCCAGGGCGGGTCCATGGGCGCCGGCGGCGGGGGCATCCCCGATCTGGACAAGCTGCCCGCCCCGATCCGTACGGTCGTGGAGAGCGCCTACGGGCACGGCGTCGGCGACGTCTTCCTGTACGCGGCTCCGGCCGCACTGCTCGCCTTCCTGATCACGATCTTCATCAAGGAGGTCGCGCTGCGGACGACTGCCGCGAGCGACTCCCCGGCCGCGTCCGAGGCTGCGGCACCGGTCGACGCACCGGTGGACGCGGCGGTGCTCGCCGAGGTCCCGTCCGGTACCGCCGCACTGGTCGCCGAGGGAACGGCCGGCGTCACCGCCGTCCCGACCCTTCAGGCCGCTCCGGTGGCGACCGTGCAGGGCACCGCGGTACACGGTGTGGTGCGCGGCGCCGAGGGCGCACCCGTCGAGCAGGCCGCCGTCACCCTGATCTCGCTGGACGGCCGGCAGCTGGGCATCTCGGTCTCGCAGGCGGACGGCAGCTACGGCCTGGGCGCCCCTGGCGCCGGTTCGTACGTGCTGATCGCGTCCGCCGACGGTTTCCAGCCGCAGGCGTCCACCGTGGTCGTCGCCGAGGAGGCGCTCACGTACGACATCCTGCTCTCCGGTACGAGCGGGCTGGCCGGAACCGTGCTGGCCGACGAGGACGGCACGCCGGTCGCGGACGCCATGGTCATCGTGACCGATGTGCGCGGCGACGTGCTCGCCACCGGCAAGTCCGGCGAGACGGGCGACTTCACCTTCGGTGAGCTGGTCCCCGGTGCGGTGACCGTCGCGGTGAACGCGGTCGGGTTCCGCCCGATGGCGCTGCCCGTGGAGGTCGGCGGCCAGGGTGTCACCCGGGTCGACGCCGCGCTGCGGGCCGGTGCGCTGGTGCAGGGCGTCGTACGGGCCGGTACCGGCCTGCGGCCGCTGCCGGACGCCCGTGTCACGCTGATCGACGCGGCGGGCAACGTGATCGCCAGCTCGACGACCGGGGAGGACGGGGCGTACGCCTTCACCGACCTGGACGCGGGCGAGTACTCGGTCGTCGCGACCGGTTACCCGCCGGTGGCAGGCACCCTGACCGTCGCCGGTCGCGGGGTCGACGGCCACGACATCGAACTCGTTCACCCCGGCGAGTAG
- a CDS encoding HhH-GPD-type base excision DNA repair protein, producing the protein MTKSDNGQDITLHIAQEPEADKLLGRSPLAALVGMLLDQQVPMEWAFSGPYTLAQRMGGDDLDAHEIAAYDPEAFTELFTAKPALHRYPGSMAKRVQQLCQFLVAQYDGVASAVWSDAATGAELRKRLNALPGFGTQKAQIFLALLGKQFGVQPPGWREAAGPYGEAGSHRSVADITGPESLAEVRMYKQAAKEATKAAKADAKADAKADAKAGAKVR; encoded by the coding sequence ATGACCAAGAGCGACAACGGCCAGGACATCACTCTCCACATCGCCCAGGAGCCGGAGGCGGACAAGCTTCTCGGGCGCAGTCCGCTCGCCGCCCTGGTGGGCATGCTGCTGGACCAGCAGGTGCCGATGGAGTGGGCCTTCTCCGGCCCGTACACCCTTGCGCAGCGGATGGGAGGGGATGATCTGGACGCCCATGAGATCGCCGCGTACGACCCCGAGGCGTTCACCGAGCTCTTCACCGCCAAACCCGCGTTGCACCGCTATCCGGGCTCCATGGCCAAGCGGGTGCAGCAGCTGTGCCAGTTCCTGGTGGCGCAGTACGACGGTGTGGCGAGCGCGGTGTGGAGCGACGCCGCCACCGGGGCCGAGCTGCGGAAGAGGCTGAACGCGCTGCCCGGGTTCGGCACCCAGAAGGCGCAGATCTTCCTCGCGCTGCTGGGCAAGCAGTTCGGCGTCCAGCCGCCGGGCTGGCGGGAGGCGGCGGGGCCGTACGGGGAGGCCGGCTCGCACCGCTCGGTCGCCGACATCACCGGACCCGAATCGCTCGCCGAGGTCCGCATGTACAAGCAGGCGGCCAAAGAGGCCACCAAGGCCGCGAAGGCCGACGCCAAGGCTGATGCCAAAGCCGATGCCAAGGCCGGCGCCAAGGTCAGGTGA